A stretch of the Streptomyces sp. WMMB303 genome encodes the following:
- a CDS encoding helix-turn-helix domain-containing protein, which yields MSQDSTNGPVETRKLAARRRREIVAVLLFSGGPIFESSIPLSVFGIDRQDAGVPRYRLLVCAGEDGPLRTTGGLQLSAPFGLEAISRAGTVVVPAWRSITQPPPPGALEALRRAHEEGARVIGLCTGAFVLAAAGLLDGRPATTHWMYAPTLAKRYPAVHVDPRELFVDDGDILTSAGTAAGIDLCLHVVRSDHGAEAAGALARRLVVPPRRGNGQETGGHPRHLDRSLPEEIGADPLAEVVAWALEHLHEQFDVETLAARAYMSRRTFDRRFRSLTGSAPLQWLITQRVLQAQRLLETSDYSVDEVAGRCGFRSPVALRGHFRRQLGASPAAYRAAYRARRPDGEQAHEGTGVPPGAAGSAGNGVPGPGQGGESPLRLPYQSHQSHHSPPGQGYGQPGHAGPAGHSGHPGHPGGHEPGAGGGPSAYGTRQETRQEAREYRSTPHNRIEQGKPESDAFAPRVPGQRGRGTS from the coding sequence AACGGCCCAGTCGAGACCCGCAAGCTGGCCGCGCGCCGCCGGCGCGAGATCGTGGCGGTGTTGCTCTTCAGCGGTGGTCCCATCTTCGAGAGTTCCATCCCGCTCTCCGTCTTCGGAATCGACCGCCAAGACGCCGGAGTACCGCGCTACAGGCTGCTCGTCTGCGCGGGCGAGGACGGACCACTGCGCACCACCGGCGGGCTCCAGTTGAGCGCGCCGTTCGGACTGGAGGCGATCTCCCGCGCGGGCACCGTGGTCGTGCCCGCCTGGCGCTCCATCACCCAGCCGCCGCCACCGGGGGCGCTGGAGGCACTGCGCAGGGCACACGAGGAGGGGGCCCGCGTCATAGGCCTGTGCACCGGCGCCTTCGTCCTCGCCGCGGCCGGACTGCTGGACGGGCGCCCGGCCACCACCCACTGGATGTACGCGCCCACGCTGGCCAAGCGCTATCCGGCCGTCCACGTCGATCCACGTGAACTGTTCGTGGACGACGGGGACATCCTCACCTCCGCCGGTACGGCCGCGGGCATAGACCTGTGCCTGCACGTCGTGCGGAGCGACCACGGAGCCGAGGCGGCCGGTGCGCTGGCCCGCCGGCTGGTCGTCCCGCCGCGCCGCGGCAACGGCCAGGAGACCGGCGGCCACCCCCGCCACCTGGACCGCTCCTTACCAGAGGAGATCGGCGCCGACCCGCTCGCCGAGGTCGTCGCCTGGGCGCTGGAGCACCTCCACGAGCAGTTCGACGTGGAGACCCTTGCCGCGCGCGCGTACATGAGCCGCCGCACCTTCGACCGGCGCTTCCGGTCTCTCACTGGGAGCGCTCCACTGCAGTGGTTGATCACCCAGCGCGTGCTCCAGGCGCAGCGCCTGCTGGAGACGTCGGACTACTCCGTGGACGAGGTGGCGGGCCGCTGCGGCTTCCGCTCGCCCGTCGCGCTGCGCGGCCACTTCCGCCGCCAGCTCGGCGCCTCGCCCGCCGCCTACCGGGCCGCGTACCGCGCGCGCCGGCCGGACGGGGAGCAGGCCCACGAGGGCACGGGGGTGCCACCGGGAGCGGCGGGGAGCGCCGGGAACGGCGTTCCGGGCCCGGGGCAGGGCGGCGAGAGTCCGCTGCGCCTGCCCTACCAGTCCCATCAGTCCCACCATTCCCCGCCGGGGCAGGGATACGGCCAGCCCGGCCACGCCGGACCGGCCGGGCACTCCGGACATCCGGGGCATCCGGGCGGCCACGAGCCGGGAGCGGGGGGCGGGCCGTCGGCGTACGGCACCAGACAGGAGACCCGACAGGAAGCGAGGGAGTACCGAAGCACTCCGCACAACCGCATAGAACAGGGCAAACCGGAATCGGACGCGTTCGCCCCGCGGGTTCCCGGCCAGCGCGGCCGGGGGACGAGCTGA
- the orn gene encoding oligoribonuclease: MNDRMVWIDCEMTGLSLSDDALIEVAALVTDSELNVLGDGVDIVIRPPAHAVEAMPEVVREMHTASGLLEELDGGTTLADAEARVLAYVREWVPDARRAPLCGNSVSTDRGFLARDMAALDSHLHYRIVDVSSVKELARRWYPRAYYNSPEKNGNHRALADIRESIAELRYYREAVFVPQPGPDSETAKKIAARHVLPPAD, translated from the coding sequence ATGAACGATCGCATGGTGTGGATCGACTGCGAGATGACCGGCCTCTCGCTGTCCGATGACGCGCTCATCGAGGTGGCCGCGCTGGTGACCGACTCGGAGCTGAACGTACTCGGCGACGGCGTGGACATCGTGATCCGCCCGCCCGCGCACGCAGTGGAGGCGATGCCGGAGGTGGTGCGCGAGATGCACACCGCCTCCGGCCTGCTCGAGGAGCTGGACGGCGGCACGACGCTGGCCGACGCCGAGGCCCGGGTCCTGGCCTACGTACGCGAGTGGGTGCCGGACGCCCGCCGGGCGCCGCTGTGCGGCAACTCCGTCAGCACCGACCGCGGCTTCCTCGCCCGCGACATGGCCGCGCTCGACAGCCACCTGCACTACCGCATCGTGGATGTCTCCTCGGTCAAGGAGCTGGCCCGCCGCTGGTATCCGCGCGCCTACTACAACAGCCCGGAGAAGAACGGCAACCACCGGGCGCTGGCCGACATCCGCGAGTCCATCGCGGAGCTGCGCTACTACCGGGAGGCCGTCTTCGTGCCCCAGCCGGGACCCGACTCGGAGACGGCGAAGAAGATCGCGGCCCGGCACGTGCTGCCCCCGGCGGACTGA
- a CDS encoding cation:proton antiporter produces the protein MVLVMVFGIALLVAVLLSGLAARSVLSTSLLFLVGGALVGDGALGLIHVAPESDIVRVTADLALFAVLFTDGMHVRFADLRERWKSPARALGLGMPLAFFGIALLTHWLVGFDWTTSFLVGAVLSPTDPVFASAIVGHRRVPSRLRQLLNVESGINDGLALPFVLIFLAAAAPSGHGEHASAGSIALELVLGLAFGIAAPLLVNGLLRFRLLGAEPKLQPLGPLAIGVILYAVCALTHANSYLAAFSAGSVLAAVSPEAKQAFEPLGDSLAELAKFAALLIFGALLTGELFGDLSFGGYVVAVLAIVLIRPASLLLSLLGTSFDRREKLTAAWFGPKGFASVVYGLLVLQAGIPHGEEAFNLIAVTIAFSIIAHSSSDVPIARLFDVEELVGIPDDNRGPRWPFGTGARKTGRPADADRGPDDAESVGGEPHRAESAQRDAEPGGDGADSGPDGGRGAKRTGAQR, from the coding sequence TTGGTCTTGGTCATGGTCTTCGGCATCGCACTGCTGGTCGCCGTACTGCTGTCCGGACTGGCCGCCCGCTCGGTGCTCTCCACCTCGCTGCTGTTCCTGGTGGGCGGCGCGCTGGTCGGGGACGGGGCGCTCGGGCTCATCCACGTCGCGCCGGAGAGCGACATCGTCCGCGTCACGGCCGATCTGGCGCTCTTCGCCGTGCTGTTCACCGACGGCATGCACGTCCGCTTCGCCGATCTGCGCGAGCGCTGGAAGAGCCCGGCCCGGGCGCTCGGGCTGGGCATGCCACTGGCATTTTTCGGCATCGCGCTGCTCACCCACTGGCTGGTCGGCTTCGACTGGACCACCTCCTTCCTCGTCGGCGCGGTGCTCTCCCCCACCGACCCGGTCTTCGCCTCCGCCATCGTCGGGCACCGCCGGGTGCCGTCCCGGCTCCGGCAGCTCCTCAACGTGGAAAGCGGCATCAACGACGGGCTGGCGCTGCCGTTCGTACTGATCTTCCTGGCCGCCGCCGCACCCAGCGGGCACGGCGAGCACGCCTCGGCCGGCAGCATCGCCCTGGAGCTGGTGCTCGGGCTGGCCTTCGGTATCGCGGCCCCGCTGCTCGTCAACGGGCTGCTGCGGTTCCGGCTGCTGGGTGCCGAACCGAAGCTGCAGCCGCTGGGGCCGCTGGCCATCGGCGTGATCCTGTACGCCGTGTGCGCACTGACCCACGCCAACTCCTACCTGGCCGCCTTCAGCGCGGGCTCGGTGCTCGCGGCGGTCTCCCCCGAGGCCAAGCAGGCGTTCGAACCGCTGGGTGACTCGCTGGCCGAACTGGCCAAGTTCGCCGCGCTGCTGATCTTCGGAGCGCTGCTGACCGGGGAGCTGTTCGGGGACCTGTCGTTCGGTGGGTACGTGGTCGCCGTGCTGGCGATCGTCCTGATCCGTCCGGCCTCGCTGCTGCTGTCGCTGCTCGGTACGTCCTTCGACAGGCGGGAGAAGCTGACCGCGGCCTGGTTCGGTCCCAAGGGCTTCGCCTCGGTGGTCTACGGACTGCTGGTGCTCCAGGCCGGTATCCCGCACGGCGAGGAGGCGTTCAACCTGATCGCGGTCACCATCGCCTTCTCGATCATCGCCCACAGCAGCTCGGACGTGCCCATCGCCCGGCTGTTCGACGTCGAGGAGCTCGTGGGCATCCCGGACGACAATCGCGGCCCCCGGTGGCCCTTCGGCACCGGGGCGCGGAAGACCGGGAGGCCGGCGGACGCCGACCGCGGACCGGACGACGCGGAATCCGTTGGCGGGGAGCCGCACCGCGCGGAGTCCGCACAGCGGGACGCGGAACCCGGCGGGGACGGCGCGGACTCCGGTCCGGACGGCGGCCGGGGCGCGAAGCGGACCGGCGCGCAGCGGTAG
- a CDS encoding DUF6233 domain-containing protein → MSEWSDRAGPWARARMPDGQELDVVVTGRSRTPDGHWWYECEAILPSRHQHPDGHTEPKSAPTAISVAAEDITPIPGESYAAVPTAGAVAGRQWLAVRMRGTGDAEPWWCVHRRDCWQARDGWLTRRVTAREAVKLLARTAEARVCDICRPDRVLDRLGR, encoded by the coding sequence GTGAGTGAGTGGAGTGACCGAGCGGGCCCGTGGGCGCGGGCCCGGATGCCGGACGGACAGGAGCTGGACGTCGTCGTCACCGGCCGCTCCCGCACGCCCGACGGCCACTGGTGGTACGAGTGCGAGGCGATCCTGCCGAGCCGCCACCAGCACCCCGACGGGCACACCGAGCCCAAGAGCGCACCGACCGCGATCAGCGTCGCGGCCGAGGACATCACCCCGATCCCCGGCGAGAGCTACGCCGCGGTGCCGACGGCCGGTGCCGTCGCGGGCCGCCAGTGGCTGGCCGTCCGGATGCGCGGAACCGGCGACGCGGAGCCCTGGTGGTGCGTGCACCGCCGGGACTGCTGGCAGGCCCGCGACGGCTGGCTCACCCGGCGCGTCACCGCCCGGGAGGCGGTGAAGCTGCTGGCCCGCACCGCCGAGGCACGGGTGTGCGACATCTGCCGCCCGGACCGCGTACTGGACCGGCTGGGCCGCTGA
- a CDS encoding peptidoglycan DD-metalloendopeptidase family protein, translating to MARTGTGNTRTTAAPRRRSRPLVGCTLAAVTLLALPAPFLALTATSSHSPAPPQRSGSSAPPAAPAAPHASSAPGRAAPGGAEPQADGRRSLVPRLVAPPGPSRTSGAPGTEAGGTRSSGPSGPPGTSGTTGPPGASGPSGDPGAPGDTGAARAESDPAEPAAPADPPSTAESGWVSPVTEFPVRISQAYGVEGGWAAGYHTGVDLAVRVGTPVRSVGPGTVVAAGWAGDYGKAVTVRMEDGKYLLFAHLSEVFVREGATVRAGTWLGRSGNTGHSTGPHLHFEVREQRGYGSDIDPVRYLADHGVRLG from the coding sequence ATGGCTCGCACCGGGACCGGCAACACCCGGACGACCGCGGCACCTCGGCGCCGCAGCCGTCCCCTGGTCGGCTGCACCCTGGCAGCCGTCACCCTCCTCGCCCTGCCCGCACCCTTCCTCGCCCTCACCGCCACGTCGTCGCACAGCCCCGCTCCTCCCCAGCGGTCCGGCAGCTCGGCTCCGCCCGCAGCACCCGCCGCGCCGCACGCGTCCTCGGCCCCCGGCCGGGCGGCACCGGGCGGTGCGGAGCCGCAGGCGGACGGCAGGCGGAGCCTCGTGCCCCGCCTCGTCGCACCCCCCGGCCCTTCCCGTACCTCTGGCGCCCCCGGCACGGAGGCGGGCGGCACCCGGTCGTCCGGCCCCTCGGGACCCCCCGGAACTTCCGGAACCACCGGGCCTCCTGGGGCCTCCGGGCCTTCGGGTGACCCCGGAGCCCCCGGGGACACCGGTGCTGCGCGCGCGGAGTCGGACCCGGCCGAACCGGCCGCGCCCGCGGACCCGCCGTCGACGGCGGAGAGCGGATGGGTCTCGCCCGTCACCGAATTCCCGGTGCGGATCTCACAGGCGTACGGGGTCGAGGGCGGCTGGGCGGCGGGCTATCACACCGGGGTCGACCTGGCGGTCCGGGTGGGCACCCCCGTGCGGTCCGTCGGCCCGGGGACGGTCGTGGCCGCCGGGTGGGCGGGCGACTACGGGAAGGCGGTGACCGTGCGGATGGAGGACGGCAAGTACCTCCTCTTCGCGCACCTCTCGGAGGTCTTCGTCCGGGAGGGAGCCACGGTGCGGGCCGGGACCTGGCTCGGCCGCTCGGGCAACACCGGTCACTCCACCGGCCCGCATCTGCACTTCGAGGTGCGCGAGCAGCGCGGCTACGGTTCGGACATCGATCCCGTGCGCTACCTCGCCGACCACGGTGTACGCCTCGGCTGA
- a CDS encoding LacI family DNA-binding transcriptional regulator, translating to MAAVRGGRARRTARSGPTLEEVARRAGVGRGTVSRVVNGSARVSDRTRAAVEDAVAELGYVPDRVARALAAGSADTVALVVPEPESRFFTEPYFPAIVRGISAELARADMQLLLTLLHGPKERDRFAQYAASHHIDGVLLVSVHADHTLPDLLARSEIPAVLGGRRRAAEPVPYVDCDNTGGARTAVAHLLARGRGTIATITGPGDVYAARCRTDGYREALRAAGRPSDESLLVCGDFTEEGGELAMRRLLARAPGLDAVFCASDVMAAGARRALRAAGRSVPDDVALVGFDDSVVARHTDPPLTTVRQPIGAMGGEMARVLLELLGKWTPGGSGVDAGARPAGEGTDSLHRVLSTELVTRASS from the coding sequence ATGGCAGCAGTGCGCGGCGGACGGGCCCGCAGGACCGCACGGTCCGGGCCGACCCTGGAGGAGGTCGCACGCCGCGCCGGAGTGGGCCGCGGCACCGTCTCCCGGGTCGTCAACGGCTCCGCCCGGGTCAGCGACCGCACCCGCGCCGCGGTCGAGGACGCCGTCGCCGAACTGGGATACGTGCCCGACCGGGTGGCCCGTGCCCTGGCTGCGGGCAGCGCTGACACCGTCGCGCTGGTGGTGCCCGAACCGGAGTCCCGGTTCTTCACCGAGCCCTACTTCCCGGCCATCGTGCGCGGCATCAGCGCCGAACTCGCCCGTGCGGACATGCAACTGCTGCTCACCCTGCTGCACGGCCCGAAGGAACGGGACCGCTTCGCGCAGTACGCCGCCTCCCACCACATCGACGGGGTGCTGCTGGTCTCCGTGCACGCCGACCACACGCTGCCCGACCTGCTGGCCCGGTCCGAGATCCCCGCCGTGCTGGGCGGCCGCCGGCGGGCCGCGGAACCCGTGCCGTACGTCGACTGCGACAACACCGGCGGCGCCCGTACTGCCGTCGCCCACCTGCTGGCACGGGGGCGCGGCACGATCGCCACGATCACCGGGCCGGGCGACGTGTACGCGGCCCGCTGCCGCACCGACGGCTACCGTGAGGCGCTGCGCGCGGCGGGCCGTCCGTCGGACGAATCCCTGCTGGTCTGCGGCGACTTCACCGAGGAGGGCGGGGAGCTGGCGATGCGGCGGCTCCTGGCACGCGCTCCGGGGCTCGACGCCGTCTTCTGCGCCTCGGACGTGATGGCCGCGGGCGCGCGCCGCGCACTGCGCGCCGCGGGCCGGTCGGTACCCGACGACGTCGCGCTGGTCGGGTTCGACGACTCGGTCGTCGCCCGCCATACGGATCCGCCGCTGACCACCGTCCGTCAGCCGATCGGCGCCATGGGCGGGGAGATGGCCCGGGTGCTGCTGGAGCTGCTGGGCAAGTGGACACCGGGTGGCTCCGGCGTGGACGCCGGTGCGCGACCGGCCGGGGAGGGAACCGACAGCCTGCACCGCGTGCTGTCCACCGAACTGGTGACCCGCGCCTCCTCCTGA
- a CDS encoding chitinase, translating to MTNTAGHRRRTSRAARTAMSAAAAALVAGGGLLLAGNATAGEDASADASGTPFAPYVDTSLQPSYDLVASAARTGVQEYNLAFVTSGGGCVPKWGGGQELEDDPVARQIPDLRAEGGDVRVSFGGANGTELGTACDSADELAAAYGKVIDTFDLTKIDLDIEGAALPDTGANERRAKALAALQKSHQDLDVSYTLPVMPEGLTAPGVELLENAEANGVRVSAVNIMAMDYGSSYDGDMGAYATQAATAAHEQVAAALGLDDEAAWKALAVTPMIGVNDVNVEIFTPEDAAQVRAFADEHGMGRLSMWSGTRDKPCPGGPKDQADPTCSSIEQKPDDFSKAFAG from the coding sequence ATGACGAACACCGCAGGCCACCGCCGCCGCACCAGCCGGGCCGCCAGGACGGCCATGAGCGCCGCCGCCGCGGCGCTCGTGGCGGGCGGCGGCCTCCTGCTCGCGGGCAACGCGACGGCGGGCGAGGACGCGTCGGCCGACGCGTCCGGCACGCCCTTCGCGCCGTACGTCGACACCTCGCTACAGCCCTCCTACGACCTTGTGGCGAGCGCCGCGCGGACCGGCGTGCAGGAGTACAACCTCGCCTTCGTCACCAGCGGCGGCGGCTGCGTCCCGAAGTGGGGCGGCGGCCAGGAGCTCGAGGACGACCCCGTCGCCCGGCAGATCCCCGACCTGCGGGCCGAGGGCGGCGACGTGCGCGTCTCGTTCGGCGGCGCCAACGGGACCGAGCTCGGTACGGCCTGCGACTCGGCGGACGAGCTCGCCGCGGCGTACGGCAAGGTCATCGACACCTTCGACCTCACGAAGATCGACCTGGACATCGAGGGCGCGGCCCTGCCCGACACCGGGGCCAACGAGCGGCGCGCCAAGGCCCTCGCCGCGCTCCAGAAGAGCCACCAGGACCTGGACGTCTCCTACACCCTGCCGGTGATGCCCGAGGGACTCACCGCACCCGGCGTGGAACTGCTGGAGAACGCCGAGGCCAACGGTGTGCGGGTGTCGGCGGTCAACATCATGGCGATGGACTACGGCTCCTCCTACGACGGCGACATGGGCGCATACGCCACCCAGGCGGCCACCGCGGCCCATGAGCAGGTGGCCGCCGCGCTCGGACTGGACGACGAGGCCGCCTGGAAGGCGCTGGCCGTCACCCCGATGATCGGCGTCAACGACGTCAACGTGGAGATCTTCACGCCCGAGGACGCCGCACAGGTCCGCGCGTTCGCCGACGAGCACGGGATGGGACGGCTCTCCATGTGGTCCGGTACCAGGGACAAGCCGTGCCCCGGCGGCCCCAAGGACCAGGCCGACCCGACCTGTTCCAGCATCGAGCAGAAGCCCGACGACTTCAGCAAGGCGTTCGCCGGCTGA
- a CDS encoding chaplin, protein MLRHVTTAACAAALVLGGASAAAADAGAQGGAANSPGVLSGNVVQVPVHIPVQVCGNSVNVIGLLNPALGNKCIAK, encoded by the coding sequence ATGCTTCGTCACGTGACCACTGCCGCCTGCGCCGCCGCCCTCGTCCTGGGCGGGGCCTCCGCCGCGGCCGCCGACGCCGGTGCCCAGGGCGGCGCCGCCAACTCGCCGGGCGTGCTCAGCGGCAACGTCGTCCAGGTTCCGGTCCACATCCCCGTCCAGGTGTGTGGCAACTCCGTCAACGTCATCGGGCTGCTGAACCCGGCCCTGGGCAACAAGTGCATCGCTAAGTAA
- a CDS encoding nuclear transport factor 2 family protein, translating into MSSDALAEGPTEDPAVNAYLAAFADRDADRLLGLVAQEAVWIIPGDAQIVPWVGTHRGRETLRYGYYAPLFEAVEPLAFDVLHSHASAGAVFVNGRFTFRFHPSEEVLEDELVVRFTTADGLITSFRIYEDSLAVARAYTGDPGLGLV; encoded by the coding sequence ATGAGCAGTGACGCACTCGCCGAAGGTCCTACCGAGGATCCCGCTGTCAACGCCTACCTGGCCGCCTTCGCCGACCGCGACGCGGACCGGCTGCTGGGGCTGGTGGCCCAGGAGGCCGTCTGGATCATTCCGGGTGATGCGCAGATCGTGCCCTGGGTGGGGACGCACCGCGGGCGGGAGACGCTGCGCTACGGGTATTACGCCCCGCTGTTCGAGGCCGTCGAGCCGCTGGCGTTCGACGTGCTGCACAGCCACGCGTCCGCAGGCGCGGTCTTCGTCAACGGCCGCTTCACCTTCCGGTTCCACCCCTCGGAAGAGGTGCTGGAGGACGAGCTCGTCGTCCGCTTCACGACCGCGGACGGACTGATCACCTCGTTCCGCATCTACGAGGACTCCCTCGCCGTGGCGCGCGCCTACACCGGTGACCCCGGCCTGGGCCTGGTCTGA
- a CDS encoding HAMP domain-containing sensor histidine kinase, which produces MRWALVKVCLAVTVMVVVAFAVPLALVVEETARDRAFAGAERQASAVGPVLALTRDRRALQRAVAITQAGAEGRIAVHVPIGTSGSDAAGGTSGSGGEALRVGRSRAPRDRLAAARRLGRATTVEVGGGYALLRPIAVAGGEIAVVEVFVPDAEVTRGVATSWMMLAGVGIALVLGSVAVADRLGTRMVRPAERLAGAAHDLGEGALDVRVPEEGPTELRSAAAAFNSMADQVVQLLANERELAADLSHRLRTPLTVLRLNAASLGEGDTADQMRAAVAQLEAEVDRIIGAAREQRAQSPGTSRAVASDAAEVIRERMAFWSALAEDEGREARVAGAERPVRVPVARAELAAAVDALLGNVFRHTAEGTAFSVDLHSGGPGSEAVIVLVSDAGPGIPDPEAALRRGHGDGGPGSTGLGLDIVRRVAESTGGDVRLGRSVLGGTEVRMWLALRGSAGQRSRASRRVRRRLRRPARR; this is translated from the coding sequence GTGAGATGGGCGTTGGTGAAGGTCTGCCTCGCCGTGACGGTGATGGTGGTGGTGGCCTTCGCGGTGCCACTGGCGCTGGTGGTCGAGGAGACCGCTCGCGACCGCGCCTTCGCGGGCGCCGAGCGGCAGGCGTCGGCGGTCGGCCCGGTACTGGCCCTCACCCGCGACCGCCGCGCACTCCAGCGCGCCGTCGCCATCACCCAGGCGGGGGCCGAGGGCCGGATCGCGGTGCATGTACCGATCGGAACCTCCGGGTCCGATGCCGCGGGCGGTACCTCCGGAAGCGGCGGAGAGGCGCTGCGCGTCGGACGCAGCCGTGCGCCGCGGGACCGGCTGGCCGCCGCGCGGCGGCTCGGCCGCGCCACCACCGTCGAGGTCGGGGGCGGGTACGCGCTGCTGCGGCCCATCGCCGTGGCGGGCGGGGAGATCGCGGTCGTCGAGGTGTTCGTCCCCGATGCCGAGGTCACCCGGGGTGTGGCCACCTCCTGGATGATGCTCGCCGGGGTCGGCATCGCGCTGGTGCTCGGTTCGGTCGCGGTCGCCGACCGGCTCGGCACCCGGATGGTGCGGCCCGCCGAGCGGCTCGCCGGAGCCGCGCACGACCTGGGCGAGGGTGCCCTGGACGTGCGGGTGCCCGAGGAGGGGCCGACCGAACTGCGATCGGCCGCGGCAGCCTTCAACTCCATGGCCGACCAGGTCGTCCAGCTGCTCGCCAACGAGCGCGAGTTGGCCGCCGACCTCTCCCACCGGCTGCGCACCCCGCTCACCGTGCTGCGGCTCAACGCCGCCTCGCTCGGCGAGGGGGACACCGCCGACCAGATGCGGGCCGCCGTCGCGCAGTTGGAGGCGGAGGTCGACCGGATCATCGGGGCGGCCCGTGAACAGCGCGCCCAGTCGCCGGGCACGTCGCGCGCGGTCGCCTCCGACGCGGCCGAGGTGATCCGCGAACGGATGGCCTTCTGGTCGGCGCTGGCCGAGGACGAGGGGCGCGAGGCGCGCGTCGCCGGGGCCGAGCGCCCGGTGCGGGTGCCGGTGGCCCGCGCGGAACTCGCCGCGGCCGTGGACGCGCTGTTGGGCAACGTCTTCCGGCACACCGCCGAGGGGACCGCGTTCTCCGTCGACCTGCACAGCGGCGGCCCCGGCAGCGAGGCCGTCATCGTGCTGGTCTCGGACGCCGGTCCCGGCATCCCCGACCCGGAGGCGGCACTGCGCCGCGGCCACGGCGACGGCGGCCCGGGCTCCACGGGGCTCGGTCTGGACATCGTGCGCCGTGTCGCGGAGTCCACCGGCGGTGACGTACGGCTGGGCCGCTCGGTGCTCGGGGGCACCGAGGTGCGGATGTGGCTCGCGTTGCGCGGCAGCGCCGGGCAGCGGTCCCGGGCGAGCCGCCGCGTGCGCCGTCGGCTCCGGCGCCCGGCCCGCCGCTGA
- a CDS encoding response regulator transcription factor, producing MASVLVVEDDQFVRSALIRHLTEAAHAVRSVGTALEALREVAQVGFDVVVLDLGLPDLDGAEALKMLRGVTDVPVIIATARDDEAEIVRLLHAGADDYLVKPFSVAHLSARMAAVLRRTRAGEFGGGSGESAGDGVLRVGGLVVDPLRRMAQLDGAVLALTRREFDLLAFLAGRPGVVVPRKELLAEVWQQSYGDDQTIDVHLSWLRRKLGETAARPRYLHTLRGVGVKLEPPRDEDGPG from the coding sequence ATGGCAAGTGTGCTCGTGGTCGAGGACGACCAGTTCGTGCGCTCCGCCCTCATCCGGCACCTCACCGAGGCCGCGCACGCGGTCCGCAGCGTGGGGACGGCGCTGGAGGCCCTGCGTGAGGTGGCGCAGGTCGGTTTCGACGTGGTCGTCCTCGACCTCGGACTTCCGGACCTGGACGGTGCGGAGGCCCTGAAGATGCTGCGCGGCGTCACGGACGTGCCTGTGATCATCGCCACCGCGCGGGACGACGAGGCCGAGATCGTCCGGCTGCTGCACGCGGGCGCGGACGACTATCTGGTCAAGCCGTTCTCGGTGGCCCACCTCTCGGCCCGGATGGCGGCCGTGCTGCGCCGTACCCGCGCGGGGGAGTTCGGCGGCGGCAGCGGGGAGAGCGCCGGGGACGGCGTACTGCGGGTGGGCGGCCTCGTGGTCGATCCGCTGCGCAGGATGGCCCAGTTGGACGGCGCTGTACTCGCCCTCACCCGCCGGGAGTTCGACCTGCTCGCCTTCCTGGCGGGGCGGCCCGGTGTCGTCGTCCCGCGCAAGGAGCTGCTGGCCGAGGTGTGGCAGCAGTCCTACGGGGACGACCAGACAATCGACGTGCACCTCTCGTGGCTGCGGCGGAAGTTGGGGGAGACGGCCGCCCGGCCGCGCTATCTGCACACCCTGCGCGGTGTCGGCGTCAAGTTGGAACCCCCGCGGGACGAGGACGGGCCCGGGTGA